The Magnolia sinica isolate HGM2019 chromosome 3, MsV1, whole genome shotgun sequence genome includes the window ATGTGCATCATGTGTCACCATCCAATATGATACATTTGCAATATGCTACCGCCTATCTTTTAGTGGCCTATATTTCAATGTGTGGCACACACCCAGTATATCACATGCAACACATGCCACCCTTATCATCAAATGTCCTACCTGTGTTGTCTGTATTGCTGAGTCACATTACTGTAGTCTTAACTTTTAAGTGCTTCACGTGCATAACATATGCTAATGTGCAGCATGTGCCTAGAACATGTGTACTCATTATTTTCAAATACCCTGTATGTACAACAGTCTAATCAAAATTTGGAGTGCTCCACATATGGCTGTAAGCTTGgaagaagggaagaaacaaaaatTAGCTCGataaaaaattttgtgggccctgaTCAGTTTTTAATGGCTAATAATTGATATTTCCTATGGTAATTCTCCTGATATtgagatctgcttcatttttggtccatgccctagaatgatttggggaaacggatggacagcatggatatagaatagtgcatcaaggtgggcctcacaataagggctgcaccatcttggtTGAAGCCGGGGCGGATTGGACTCGGAATGCCTTGGTCGGTAGTTGAACCCAGTGTGTTTACGTGGCAAagttctatggccccaccatgatgatgtgttatatcggCACCCtccatctaatttttcatatCACTTTAGGGCACGAGCCAAACATGAGATAgatcctaagctcaagtggaacacaccgaTAGAtattgatgcccactgttgaaaccttccaagggcttaccatgatgtttaactgccatctaacctgttcataccATCACAGACCTacatgaatggaaaacacaaataccagcctaatccaaaacttttgtggccttaataagttttcaacggcaggcattcaatccccactgttttctatggcgtAGTCAACCTGAACTTTGGGTATGCCTCATTTAcgtgctcatgcactaaaattatctggcaaaatggatggttggtgtggatataacacatgcatcacggtgggggccacaACTTTGCCACGTTCATGGTTGTGCCCACTGCATGTCcgtcctctctcttcttcttttccaagCCGTTCTTTCAAAAAGAGAAGATTTCGGAGGAGATGGTTTCCGCCGAGAGAGAGCGAGGATTTTGGGGAGATGGTTTCGGGCGGGAGGGAGGTgcgagatggaaaaaaaaaaaaacttttaaaataagGGCAATATtatctttttcaaaatacaaCATTTGATACCTAAACAGTGGGAGGTTAATGACCAACGATGGTAAGGGTAAGCGAGTTTACAAGCATGCTCTTTTTTTGGAATTGACCCAAAACACAAGTAGCTGTACGTCATTGTCACTTTCTCTTTTTATCTGGGATCTTTTGTGGTGTGTAGATCACATCGATTGGCCCCACGAATTCAACGATTAAGATCACTAAACAACATGCTCCTCCTCCATAAAGAAAAGCCCGAACAGATTGTATTTTTTGCCTTGTGTTATTAGGACTGCGCGAATGAGGAATTAAGTTATTGGAAAAAGAGGTTTGTTTTTGCATCGTCCCCTTGTTACATGGCAAGATTACACGCTTCCCCTCTGTTTTCCATTTTTGCAGATACCTCCCTACAGCTATCCAGATTCATTCAGATTCCTTCAGACAAGAAGTCACCAGTCCGTTAATGACGTTAACTTTGAGAAAATGATTGTTTTCAAATTAAAATTACCACAAAACTACCATAAGAAAAGTCTATTGCCACGTGCTCTGCACGTACATGAACCAGGTCTTATGGCTTCTAACCTCTGTATCAGTGGACATTTGTATGTCAGCGTTGTTATTTGGTATAGATTTCTCTAATACCCCTTAATTAAGTCCCATATATGgtaattagggctgaaagtcgggcaggttgggtcggttggtgctcaaccctagcccaacccatggTTCCTATACCTgatcaaccctaacccaacccaacctctggTTGAGAATTCTTAacacaagcccaacccaagtgggctcagtcgggttggtcgggtggatacatgctaatatttttgttattatattagtctattatattttcattacaaatcttattttttgtacctataattttattaattatatacgtaattgtttatcataaagaacttcattttttctaaacaaacaagctaaaatataggacaactattcctttaaaagttgtgctGTATAGCACAaaacaatctatttgggagagaaatctggcgtatcttgttagcggaaatgatgtggacaaatGAAACCCGATGACATTGGAATTTCCAGTGCCTTCAACACATGTAATcgacactcaattataatttataacgtatatattgattgggtacaggttgggtcgggcaacccaagtcaaacccaagttttatcgggttggtgtttgtatagcccgaTCTTGAGACtgaacccaatacatcctgcccgagcccaatcCAATGTCGGGTCGTTCATGGGtaggtcgggttgaacccgcctgactttcagccctaatggtAATTATATAGAAAGGTCAGTGGACGAATTTACgaaattgaaaaatagagaggATGTACCTCTAATTTTCACATAATAGGGAGATTCTACGAATTAGGTTTAGCAACAATCTATGGATGCAAGTAATACAATTAACCCACACATGGTGGCCCATTACTGTGCCCTGGCAAGTTCCACATTCACCACCAAAAAACTCTATTCTCCAaccaagaaaagaagaaaaggaactcAAATAAGCATGGCTAAAATATAATTTACTGTTGAAAAGAACATTTATTAGATTTGACTTGTTAcaactttttttcaaaaaatgagaaaaacaTAAGCTTAAAGTGGACGACTGAATGTTGATGTTTCTAAGCATAACTGCACAGACCATATGTACAAAAATCCCCACTTCCGCAGCTGTTGTTGCAACGTCCGCAGTGCTTCTTGTCGAACGCCACGTTGACGCATTTCCCCTTACAACATGTCTCGTTGTACTTGCACTTCTTCCCACAGAGACCGCAGTTGAGGCGGTCTGTCCTCACATCAACGCATTTCTTCTTGCAACAGAAGGGCCCCGGGCTGCCCTTAGCCCGGCAAATTCTCGGGTTCTTGTTGCATTTGAGGTTCTTTGGCTTGTTCTTGGCGAGGAGGAACCTGCCCAATCCTTGAAAAGAAGATGGTTCGCTTTCAGCAGAAGGGAGGTCAGTTGAAactgagtcagaatccaatgCAGGTACTTCTTCCTCCTCTacaaaattttcttcttcttgttcgtCGTCGTCAGCAATAGCATTGATACGAGCCATGACTAAAGCCATGACTATTGACATGATGAGTAATGTCTTTGCTAGCTtcatggtgagagagagagagagagagagagagatgggtggtgGGTATGGAAGGGAGGCTGGGATTTTATAGAGTTGTGGAGCTAACGCGGGAGATGGGGCTGTGTACACACGATACAGTGGTCCACTTCCACGGCTAGTTTTATAAAACTAGTAGAGTTAGGCAGTTTAAGCTTTTAAAGGATTTCAAAAAAGAGGAGCTGACACACAGATACGGGAACACGAGTTGGTGAAGGAGCACAATTACAATATTACATTGACTACGTGTAAGTCTCTACTTTCTTTATTTATATAGAAAGACGCCCTATTCTAAAATCTCATACGTTTTGTCAAACTTCAACGCGTTGAAAAAAGAAGGCATTTTGACGAGCTCCGTATAACTCTCATTCTCTGGTTTAGGTCGGGAGTCTTGTCGTACACCTGTTTTACGCAGTGCGTACAGCACCCACAATCGGTGGGACCATGATGCGTGTATAACATCCATTTCTTTCATTCCGTGACAACCTTTACCTTCACGGTAATCCAAAACAGCACAATCTAGATGGGCCACGCCATTGGGAATAATGTAAAATTGGggcgcggcttcagtggatccacGGATCCAACAACGTGGGTGAGACCCCAGACTGTGGGGCCGCTGTGATTTATGTGActacatctacgccgtccatccatatctaaaactcattttagagtacgatccaaaataaaaaataaaagaatgacgcagatccaaatctcagatgggtcATATTGCAGGAAAAAGTAATAATTCAATTAAAAACTTGTTTGGGCCACAAaaaaaaagctttggatcaatttgatatttgtgtggtctctttatttggtttctgtgaccttatcaacaggttggatggaaaataaacattcccgtcgactccatgaagtttttaatggtggggattcaatcacaactgtttcttgtggtgcggtccacctaagatttgggacTACATTTTTTGGATTGTGCCCTaaaatgttgtggtccacctaagatttaggacTACATTTTTTggattgtgccctaaaatgagttgtcaaaatgaatggacggtgttaaTTTAAGGAATATACATCCCcttgagccccacagtcagggtcccaccaccTTGGAGCCCCTAAAATTatgcctctgtttttttttttttttgttagcttgttagtacacccgctataagttgacacttcactgttagccacccccactaggggatTGACgtcaagacctcagcgttgaaacgtgGTTTCTTTCACTTAGCCTACCACATGAGCTATCGACCTGGGTGTCCCTAAAAATTATGCCTAAAACCTCTGTGCTAGTATCTAATCATTGTCAAGCTAACTAATAAAGATGGGACATTGATATTACACGGGGCTTGTTCATACTCGCTTTTCAATGCCTTGACATGA containing:
- the LOC131238702 gene encoding stigma-specific STIG1-like protein 1, whose product is MSIVMALVMARINAIADDDEQEEENFVEEEEVPALDSDSVSTDLPSAESEPSSFQGLGRFLLAKNKPKNLKCNKNPRICRAKGSPGPFCCKKKCVDVRTDRLNCGLCGKKCKYNETCCKGKCVNVAFDKKHCGRCNNSCGSGDFCTYGLCSYA